AGCCTAGTGTATCAACTATTTTATATAGGGGGATTAAATTCACAACCGCCGGAAACATCATCGTCGCCATTAAAAAGAGAAAGATCGCATCTCTTCCCTTGAATTTCATTCTTGCATATCCATAACCTGCTAATGAAACGAGCACTAATACTAAAATCGTTTGTGAAATGGAGATAATGAGTGAATTCATAAACCACTTAGCTACAGGAGCACTTGTATTGGCAAAAAGAACATCCTGATAGTTACCAATAACCCAATTAATAGGCAATATCGTAAATGCGTTTGATTGGATATCAGCTTCACTTTTGAATGTAGAGAAAAGTGTGTACCCTAGAGGTACAATCCATATAAAAGCCATAACAAACAAAAAGAGTAATGAGATAGATTTAGAAAGCTTTTTTTTCTCCATCGAAAAGCACCTCCTAGTCACGTTGTCTTAAAAAGAAAAATTGAATGGCCGAAACAATCATAATACAAATTCCTAATATAACAGCCATTGCTGACCCAATACCTGCTATTGAGATTCCAGATCCAAATGCGTTTTCTTGAATATACATTAATAGAACGGTTGTGGAGCTTGTTGGTCCACCTTTTGTAAGCATGAGTGGCTGTCCATATACATTAAATTGTGCAATCGTCGTAATAACAACTGTATATAATAACTGGGCCCTAATACTAGGAAGTGTGATTCTAAAAAACTTTTGAACACTATTTGCCCCATCAATTGACGCAGCTTCATATAAATCCTTTGAGATACCATTTAGTGCAGCTTGATAGATAATCATATTTGCCCCAATTGTCCACCAAACAGTTACCGTTACTAAAGTCATCCAGGCATAAGGCTGTGTTGCGAGTAAGTTTGTATCTATTTTTAGATAATGATTGATTGGTCCAAATGAAGCACTATACAACATAGAAAAAATGATCATAACTGCCGAAACTGAAAATAATGTTGGCATGTAAAATAATGCTTGAAAGAACTTTAATCCTTTAGGTTTGGTATTAAGACCCGCAGCTAAAAGCAACGGAACAATAATACAAGCTGGTACTGTAAAGAGAACAAATTTAAATGTATTTCCTAAGCCTATGCGTAGCTGTTCATAAAAGGTTGATTCCGTATTAAGTAAGATTTCCTGATAGTTTGCCAAGCCAATAAATTCTGGCTCACCGATGAGATCCCAATTGGTAAAGGAAATGTAGATACCGTATATGGTTGGAAATAAGAAAAAAACGGCGAATAATAGAAGATGTGGGCCAATATACAGAAATGGAGATAAATTTACTCTTCTTTTATTCGATTTACTCCCTATATTAGGAGACAGATTTACATCATTGTTTGTACCTGTTTTTATCATAGTATTAACTCCTATTCTTTCGTTATCGAATAGAGTGAGAATTCCTTAAAGCTTCTTAAGGAATTCTCATTGGTTTATTGGAAAAACATGAAAGAGAGTTATTTTTTATTATTGGCTGATATTTTATCCTCCACTGCCTTTTGCGCTTTTTGTAGTCCTTCTTCAATCTCTAATTTACCAAATATAGCATCACCAACTAATTTATCAACCTCTTCGGCTACAAAACCGTTATATTTGTAATCAAAGATTTTAAGAGACTCTTGTAGCTCAGGATCCTGTACAAGGAAGGAATGTGGTAATTCCTTGAACTCTGGATTTTCTAGAGTCGATAGTGCAGCTGGATTTTGCCCTGCCTTAGCCCAAGGAAGTGAATTTTCTCTAATATAATTAAGGAAATCGATCATACCTTTTGTCTTTTCTTCAGGTCGTTTTTCGTCCTGGAACATGACAAATTGGTGGGAAGACGTCCAGTTCACAATTTTGTCAGGTGATATTTGAGGGAAGCTTGTTAATCCCCAATCTAATGTTGTTACTTCATTTAAACTATTTTGCATCCATATACCCTCTGGATAGAAAATAGCTTTATTTGATTTAAATAATTGACCAGGATCTTCTCCATCTTTGTTTGTGATCTTATCATCAACTAAGCCTTTTAATAAATCTAGTGCTTCTTTAGCTTCTGGAGTATTTAAAGTCGGTGCTTCACCATCACTAGTAATATCTCCTCCAAGCTGATTGTAAATGGATAAGAACATAGGTCGAGTCCATGTAATTCCCATCCCTACAACGCCGTCTTTCGAAGAAACCTTTGCCGCTTCTCTAATTTCATCAAATGTAACAACACCATCATCAAGTACATTTGGTGCATACTTTTCAAGTAACTCTTTGTTATAGTACATAACAAAGCTATGAACATCTAAAGGAATACTATATCGACTACCATCAATATTCCCAATATCCCAGCCCGCAGGTACATAATTCGCTTCACTTATATCTGGATAATCAGCTAATAGATCATCATAGGTTGCTAGCATATCATTATCAACAAATTGCTTAATTCTCTCGGCATGCACGATTGTTAGATCAGGAATACCTTTACCAGAGTTTACAACAGTTGGGATTTTTGCATACATATCATCCGCAGTGATGGACACATTCTTAACCTTAAAATCTGGATTTGTTTTGTTATATTCGTTCACAATTTTTTGCATATCTTCACCGTCTGGACCAGTAAATGGATTCCAAAAAACAATTTCATTTTTCGCTGAACCAGAGCTTGAGGAACTACTACAACCAGATAATGCCATAACAAATACTAAAAGTATTGAAAACATTAACGCTGCTTTTTTCTTCATTTTTTCTCCCCCTGAACATATAGTTTAAATTACTATAAACAAAACGATTTCGTTGCCTCCTTTCCAGATAAAGCGTTTACATTTCTGTTTTCACGACCATTCTTAGAAGGGTATATATAAATCCCTTAACTGAAATCAAGTAAGTTTCAATCAAAAGAGATTTAACAAATTGTTACTTTACAACATGTACATGCCACTTCTCATTGATTCTACGAATCTCTTTTAAATCACATTTTGGCTTTCGATCGTATGTTAGAATTCCATTAATCTCCTGCTCCACATCTGTTAACTGTGTGTAGCAATATCCGTGTAAGGATTCAGATTCATAGACTGCTTTCATGACTCGTTCATAATCTGCGACATAATCTTCCACATTATTGACAGAGGTATAACCCCAACCATTATCTTCTCCAACTTTAAACCCAATTCCCCCAAATTCGGTTAACAGAATGGGCTCACCACTATGTTTATATCCTTGAGTGTAAATACTTTTTCCATTTGGTTTTGAATGAAGCAAATTTTCGGTATTAAGGATGGAATGACGAAATTCATTATATTTTTCCTTTTCGTCTTTTTGACCATGATTGTAGTTGTGAATCGCACATATGTCTGTTTTGGTCATTTCCCATCCATCATTTGAAATGACTAATCTTGTTTTATCAAGTGAATGGATCAGATGGTACATGGCTATCGAATGATGTTTTTCCTGATCATTATGATCGATAAAAGGAACGCCCCAGCTTTCATTAATTGGGACCCAAGTAACAATACACGGATGATTGTAGTCTCGGTCAATAATCTCAATCCATTCCTTTGTTAACCGAGCAACAGCATTCTCGCTGAAAGTTGGTGAGGCGGCACATTCTCCCCATACTAAAAAGCCTAATTGATCGGCCCAATATAGAAAACGAGGGTCTTCTACCTTTTGGTGCTTTCTACAACCGTTAAATCCCATTTCTTTTGCTAGTTCGATATCTTTCTTTAAATCTAGGTCTGTTGGCGCCGTTAATAAGCCTTCTGGCCAATATCCTTGGTCAAGAACAAGCTTTTGATAATAAGGTCGATTATTAAGAAAGACCATCCCATTTTCAGTATGTATTTTTCTCATACCGAAATAGGAGGAAATTTCATCAAATACGGTATCTCTTTCTTTTAATCGAACGGTTATATCAAATAAATTTGGATTTTCCGGTGACCAATTCCACCCAACATGATGGAAGCCTGTTCGTAATATCTTCCGATTATATAGATTAATAGATGTTCTAACTAAACCCTCGTGAACTCTTACCAACTCACTTGCTACCGATTCATTCTTAAAGCTAATATCAATTTCAAGCTGTTTTTTTACAAAGTCACCTAAAAGCTCAAAATCGATGATAACCTCGCCATTGTCTATATCAGGTGTAAATCTCACATTATGAATCCGCGTTTTATTCACTGCCTCTAACCACACTGTTTGCCAAATTCCTGTTGTCCTTGTGTACCAAATTCCAGCTGATTTCTCAACCCAATATTGTTTACCACGAGGAATCGTTTCATCCTCTGATGGATCTTCTACTCTAACAACAATTGATTGCTTCCCTTCAACTAAATCGTTTGTAATATCGAAGGAAAAGGGAGTATTTCCTCCTTCGTGTGTACCTACTAAATTCCCGTTTATGAAAACCATTGCTCGATAATCTACAGCACCAAAATGTAGAAGGATCTGCTTATGAAGCATCGATTCTGGGATATCAAATTCTTGTTGGTACCACACCCAATCATGGAAGCTAGGATCATTTATACCACTTCGTTTTGTTTGATAAGCAAATGGAACATTGATCTTTTTAGTAAATTCGGAGTGTTTGAGATACCATTTTTCTTCTAAACCTATATTTTCATCATCAAACTCAAAATTCCATTCTCCATTTAAATTAAGCCAATTATTTCTTACAAATTGCGGTCTCGGGTATTCATTTCGACTCATGGTTAGATTCCCCTTTAAAAACGGTTATTATTTACTATTAATCTCTTGGATTTTACGTAAATCCACCTTTGGATTTCTCTCTTCATCTAATAGACCATTCACCTCTTGTTGAACATCGGTGATTTGTGTATAGCAAAATCCACTAATGTATGGAGTATCTTTAATTGCCTGTGTAATCGATTCATAACGCGATAAAAACTCCTCATCACTTTTCACCTGATTTCCATAGCCCCAACCTTTTTCCGTATCAAATGCAATTCCACCATACTCACTGATAATAATTGGCTGTCCTTGATAGTGATATCCTTTTGCCATCGCATGTTTATGCTTATTAAACGCGATTTTGTTCGTAACAACCTTTTCTTTATCATGGTAGCGACTCTCGAATTCTTCGCCATATTCTACATAATCATGTAATGTAATGATGTCTGATACAGTATGCTCCCAACCATCATTCACAATAACAGGTCTCATACTGTCAATTGCTTTTGTAAGATGATAGATTCCCTCTGTAAATTTTTGTTGTTTCTGATTTGTGAAGATATTTTTCACACCCCACGATTCATTGAATGGTGTCCATGTGATGATACTTGGGTGGTTATATTGCTGCTTTACAACTTCGATCCATTCCTCTGTGAAGTTTTGAATCGCCTCATCTGAAAATTCATAGGTTGCTGCCATTTCCGACCATACTAGTAGGCCTTTCTTATCCGCCCAATAAAGGAAACGTTGATCTTCTACCTTCATATGTTTTCTTACACCGTTAAAGCCCATTTCTAGGGTTTTATCAATATCTTCTATAATCGCTTCCTCAGAAGGTGGAGTTAAATGGGATTCTTTCCAATATCCCTGATCTAGGATGAGTTTTTGATAGAGTGGGGTATGATTAAGCAATATATTTCCATTTTCTATTGAAATTTTCCTCATCCCAAAATACGATGTTACTTTGTCTATGAGTTCACCATTTTTATATAAAGTGAACTCTACATCATATAGATGAGGAGATTGTGGTGTCCAATGAAAAACACGCCATTGATGAAATTCACTTGAAATGTTTGTGAGGATCGTTAGACTTGATCGGCTTACTGTTTGGTCAAATGACTTGATTGGCTGCCCATCATAAGAAATAGATGTTCTTAGTATTAATTCTGAATCCATGTTTCCTGAAACTTCATAAACAAACTCAACAGATTCTCGATCAATATCAGGAGTCATCTTAACTGATTGAATATGTGTTTCATTTAGAAACTCCAGCCACACTGTTTGCCAAATTCCTGTTGTCTGAACATACCAGCAACCAAAATTTTCATCGATCCATCGCTGTTTTCCTCTTGGCTGAAAACAGCTTTGACTATCCTCATTTTTAACGACAATATCCAGTTCATTATTTTCATTTAAGTAGTTTGAGATGTTAAAAGAAAATGCGATTTGTCCACCTTTTCTTTCTCCTACAAAACGACCATTTACCCATAATTTTGTTAGATAGTCAGCAGCCTGAAAATGCAAGGCTATCTTTTTTTCTTGGAACTCATTTGGTATTGTGATCGTTTTTTGATACCAAATATTTGGACAGAATTCTTCTTTACCAATTCCGCTTGCTTTTGTTTCATATGTAAAAGGAACAATGATTTTTTCGTCAAAAACTCCTTTATTTTTATACCATTTTTCTTTCTCTCCTATATTCTTTTGGTCGAATTTAAAATTCCATTCACCATTTAAGTTGATCCATTCTGTTCTTTCATATTGTGGTCGTGGATATTCCTTTCTTGGTATATTTATATTTTGTATATTTATATTTTGCATATTTAGTTAACCCCTTTTACTTAGAATTTTTAAAACAGAAACGAAAATAGATTCATTACTTCGTTTTCTTTTGTTACAGATTTTCTGTTTAATTACAAAATATCTGTAATTAAGTATAGAATACGCTTACATTACTCGAGAGTCAACTGTTTTTAACAAAAATTTCAGAAAACTTTTTTGAATACAAACAAAAAAATCCACCAAAAAATAAATTGGTGGATGTACAATTCATTACTATTTTTGATTACAAGTTATTTTTAATTTAATATCTTGCGGATGATCCCCAAATTCTCTGCCAAATAGATTGAAGCCACCTTTATGAACGGAATCGTCCTTGATGCCTATCCGAAACGTTAAAAATTGATGATCTAATAAATTTAAATCGTTTATCTTAATATCAGATAAATGAATATCATCTATCGTTGTTTTATGATGTGTTACCTTCCACGTTTTTAATACCCCATACTGTGTACTAGTCGTTTCACTCCAAGCCAACGAATTGAGTTTACCAGGTCGATCACCATAATCTCCTGGACTTGTCCAAGTACCAATATCAACGCCATTCAACCACACAGTTATATCTGAAGGCCAATTATGGTCATAATTAGGTGCTTCCGAGCAAATTTCTAATGATATTTGCAATTCATTAATCTTTGTTTCTTCTGGAATCGCAATTGGAAATTTGTACTCAAAGTAACCCTTTCTCGTCCAGATTAATTGAGCATTTGCACGGACAGGACTATAGAAATGAACGGGTTCATCCTCTGGAATGATCAGTCCATCATGATTAGCTATTCCACAAGTAGGAGCCACAAAAAAGTCAACATATTGTCCAATCGGCATCTCTAGTTCATAATATTTATTATCCTTTGCTTGATCCTTTATGGCATTTAACTGAATATGAATATCATCAAAATTACGGGCACAAACCTTCATTGCACCTCTGGTTGCAGGTCTCAACTCTGTTAGGATTAACCCA
This genomic stretch from Metabacillus sp. B2-18 harbors:
- a CDS encoding carbohydrate ABC transporter permease, which produces MIKTGTNNDVNLSPNIGSKSNKRRVNLSPFLYIGPHLLLFAVFFLFPTIYGIYISFTNWDLIGEPEFIGLANYQEILLNTESTFYEQLRIGLGNTFKFVLFTVPACIIVPLLLAAGLNTKPKGLKFFQALFYMPTLFSVSAVMIIFSMLYSASFGPINHYLKIDTNLLATQPYAWMTLVTVTVWWTIGANMIIYQAALNGISKDLYEAASIDGANSVQKFFRITLPSIRAQLLYTVVITTIAQFNVYGQPLMLTKGGPTSSTTVLLMYIQENAFGSGISIAGIGSAMAVILGICIMIVSAIQFFFLRQRD
- a CDS encoding extracellular solute-binding protein; the encoded protein is MKKKAALMFSILLVFVMALSGCSSSSSSGSAKNEIVFWNPFTGPDGEDMQKIVNEYNKTNPDFKVKNVSITADDMYAKIPTVVNSGKGIPDLTIVHAERIKQFVDNDMLATYDDLLADYPDISEANYVPAGWDIGNIDGSRYSIPLDVHSFVMYYNKELLEKYAPNVLDDGVVTFDEIREAAKVSSKDGVVGMGITWTRPMFLSIYNQLGGDITSDGEAPTLNTPEAKEALDLLKGLVDDKITNKDGEDPGQLFKSNKAIFYPEGIWMQNSLNEVTTLDWGLTSFPQISPDKIVNWTSSHQFVMFQDEKRPEEKTKGMIDFLNYIRENSLPWAKAGQNPAALSTLENPEFKELPHSFLVQDPELQESLKIFDYKYNGFVAEEVDKLVGDAIFGKLEIEEGLQKAQKAVEDKISANNKK
- a CDS encoding glycoside hydrolase family 2 protein, with the protein product MSRNEYPRPQFVRNNWLNLNGEWNFEFDDENIGLEEKWYLKHSEFTKKINVPFAYQTKRSGINDPSFHDWVWYQQEFDIPESMLHKQILLHFGAVDYRAMVFINGNLVGTHEGGNTPFSFDITNDLVEGKQSIVVRVEDPSEDETIPRGKQYWVEKSAGIWYTRTTGIWQTVWLEAVNKTRIHNVRFTPDIDNGEVIIDFELLGDFVKKQLEIDISFKNESVASELVRVHEGLVRTSINLYNRKILRTGFHHVGWNWSPENPNLFDITVRLKERDTVFDEISSYFGMRKIHTENGMVFLNNRPYYQKLVLDQGYWPEGLLTAPTDLDLKKDIELAKEMGFNGCRKHQKVEDPRFLYWADQLGFLVWGECAASPTFSENAVARLTKEWIEIIDRDYNHPCIVTWVPINESWGVPFIDHNDQEKHHSIAMYHLIHSLDKTRLVISNDGWEMTKTDICAIHNYNHGQKDEKEKYNEFRHSILNTENLLHSKPNGKSIYTQGYKHSGEPILLTEFGGIGFKVGEDNGWGYTSVNNVEDYVADYERVMKAVYESESLHGYCYTQLTDVEQEINGILTYDRKPKCDLKEIRRINEKWHVHVVK
- a CDS encoding glycoside hydrolase family 2 protein, with protein sequence MQNINIQNINIPRKEYPRPQYERTEWINLNGEWNFKFDQKNIGEKEKWYKNKGVFDEKIIVPFTYETKASGIGKEEFCPNIWYQKTITIPNEFQEKKIALHFQAADYLTKLWVNGRFVGERKGGQIAFSFNISNYLNENNELDIVVKNEDSQSCFQPRGKQRWIDENFGCWYVQTTGIWQTVWLEFLNETHIQSVKMTPDIDRESVEFVYEVSGNMDSELILRTSISYDGQPIKSFDQTVSRSSLTILTNISSEFHQWRVFHWTPQSPHLYDVEFTLYKNGELIDKVTSYFGMRKISIENGNILLNHTPLYQKLILDQGYWKESHLTPPSEEAIIEDIDKTLEMGFNGVRKHMKVEDQRFLYWADKKGLLVWSEMAATYEFSDEAIQNFTEEWIEVVKQQYNHPSIITWTPFNESWGVKNIFTNQKQQKFTEGIYHLTKAIDSMRPVIVNDGWEHTVSDIITLHDYVEYGEEFESRYHDKEKVVTNKIAFNKHKHAMAKGYHYQGQPIIISEYGGIAFDTEKGWGYGNQVKSDEEFLSRYESITQAIKDTPYISGFCYTQITDVQQEVNGLLDEERNPKVDLRKIQEINSK
- a CDS encoding ArsR/SmtB family transcription factor codes for the protein MKIIYLLNKGTMNIHELSENLDKPVSTIAAHVKVLEDSGLILTELRPATRGAMKVCARNFDDIHIQLNAIKDQAKDNKYYELEMPIGQYVDFFVAPTCGIANHDGLIIPEDEPVHFYSPVRANAQLIWTRKGYFEYKFPIAIPEETKINELQISLEICSEAPNYDHNWPSDITVWLNGVDIGTWTSPGDYGDRPGKLNSLAWSETTSTQYGVLKTWKVTHHKTTIDDIHLSDIKINDLNLLDHQFLTFRIGIKDDSVHKGGFNLFGREFGDHPQDIKLKITCNQK